In Ignavibacteria bacterium, the DNA window AATTCATTATTAACAAGGAAGTGATCAACTCGCCCGCCTATGAAAACTTTCATTGCTTTGCACCATCGGTTGGAATTGCTCTAAGGCGGAGTTAGCATGAGGATTATCTCAGGTGAATTCAAAAGCCGAAGAATCAAGTCCGCAAAAATTGATGGACTTCGTCCTGCGACTGACCGATACCGTGAAACTCTATTTAACATTTTAAATAATCACTTTGATTTTGAAGGTATCAGCGTCTGCGATATTTATGCAGGAACAGGTGCTGTCGGTTTTGAATGCCTGAGCAGAGGTGCGGCTCATTGCACTTTCGTGGAAAAACAAACTCCGGTTGTTAATCTTTTAAAAGAAAATGCTGCTGATTTGAAGGTGCTGGATAAAATTCAAATCATCAACGATTCGGCAGATAGGTTTACAGATAGAACATCCGCTAAATTCGATCTAATTTTTGCTGATCCGCCATATTTCACTTTTGATATTTATAAGACATATGACAATATTATGCAAAGAAAACTCATCGTTGAAAACGGAATTTTGATCATTCAGAGAAGCAAAGAAACTTTGAAAGAAGACGAGGAGCATTTTTCGAAAAAAGTTTTTAAGTTGATTGGTGATGATGCTGTTTATCTTTTCAAATTTTAGAAAGTAAGTCAAATGGAAAAAATCGTAATTTATCCCGGTACATTCGATCCTATTACACTTGGACATCTTGATGTGATCCAACGTGCTGCGAGTTTATTCGATAGAATTATAGTTTCAGTTCTAGTGAATGCTTCTAAAGCTCCGCTTTTCACTAAAGAAGAACGAATGGAAATGATCAAAGAGGCAGTCGCAGATTATAAGCACGTCGAAGTGGATGAATTCGATGGATTGCTTGTTGAATATGCAAAGCGAAAAAATGCAGTCGCGATAATTCGCGGGCTTCGTGCAATAAGCGACTTTGAGTATGAGTTCCAAATGGCTTTGATGAACAGAAAGATATCCGATGGAATCACTACGGTTTTTCTTATGCCGCATGAGAAATATACTTATCTAAACTCTACAATTGTACGCGAACTCGCCCGGCTTCATGCAGATGTATCGGAATTTGTACCTAAATGCGTCATAAATAGATTGAACAATAAATTTAGTTAAATGGCTATGTTTTCTCCGTTCTAATAATGGGATAGAGAAATCCATCGTTCAGGAAGATGTTTCCGCACTTCATTTTTTGACAATTCCGAAATATTTCTTTAACTTTGCAAGCTAAAATTTCAAAGATAAGTATGCCATTTGGAGAACTTTAAATATGAAACAGGAACGAATTACCAAATCAGCAAGAGAAATCGATATAGATAAGAAATGGTATGTCGTAGACGCTAAAGATCAGATCGTTGGACGATTTGCTTCGAACGTAGCCCGCATTTTAAGAGGCAAGCATAAACCAATTTTTACGCCTCATGTAGACAGCGGTGATTTTGTTATCGTGATTAATGCTGACAAAGTAAGATTTTCAGGAAAAAGAGAAACACAAAAAACATATTTCAGGCATTCGATGTATCCAGGCGGAGCGAAGACTGTATCATTCCGCGATTATATGCAGAAAAATCCCGAATACATTTTAGAGCATGCAATTAAAGGTATGATTCCCAAAAACCGGCTTGGAACCAGAATTTCCAAAAAGCTGAAAGTTTATGCAGGCGAATCGCATCCTCACGCAGCTCAAAAACCTGAAGTATTAAAATTTTAGTTTAGGAGAATTTAATGGCTGATAAAATAGCTGTTGGAAGAAGAAAGACATCTGTTGCACGAGTAACTATTAGACCCGGTTCTGGCAATGTGACTATCAATGATAAAACTATCGATGAATATCTTCCTACTGAAGTCGATAAAAGAATGGCTTTAGCACCGGTTGAAGCAGTTGAAGCTCAGGGAAAATATGATTTCTTAGTCGCCGCACATGGCGGTGGAATTGCCGGGCAGGTCGGAGCAATCAAACTCGGAATTGCACGTGCATTGCTATTGGTCGATGAAGAGTTTCGACCAAAGCTGCGTCAAGGTGGATTTCTTACACGAGATTCGAGAATGGTTGAACGTAAAAAATACGGCCGTCCGAAAGCTCGTAAGAGATTCCAATTCTCGAAGAGATAAGATTTTTATTAATAAGCATATTCGTGGATCTGATTGAGTGTGTCCCGATCGATCGGGATCTCAATCGGAGTTGAAGCGGATAGAAGAAAAACAAAAAAGGAGATATATGATCAATATTGGTTTAACCGAATTGTTAGCATCAGGTGCGCACTTTGGGCACCTAACCCGCCGATGGAATCCCAAAATGAAACCCTACATTTTTATGGAAAGAAACGGGATTCATATTATTGATTTAAACAAAACAAAAGAATATTTATTTAAAGCTGCTGATGAGCTTGAGAAAGTTGCAATGGAAGGGAAGAAGATCCTTTTCGTTGGAACTAAGAAACAAGCAAAAGATGTGATTAGAACTGAAGCGTTGCGTTCTGGAATGAATTGGGTAAGTGAAAGATGGCTCGGTGGAATGTTAACGAATTTCGTGACTATCCGAAAATCTATCAAACGTTTGCAGAATATCGAAAAGATGGAAAACGACGGAACTTTTGATCGTCTTGTGAAAAAAGAAAAACTAGTTCTTTCACGCGAGAAAGAAAAGCTGCAAAAAGTTTTTGAAGGTGTTTCTGAACTAACAAAATTACCTGGCGCACTTTTCGTTGTTGATATTAAAAAAGAGCACATTGCGATTAAAGAAGCGAAGCGTCTTGGAATTCCTGTATTTGCTATAGTAGATACGAATTGTGATCCCGAAGGAGTTGATCATTTAATTCCTTCCAATGATGATTCGGTGAAGGCAATTGAGCTAATCATTAAAGTTATGGCGGATAAAGTTCTCGAAGGAAAACAAAAAGCGAAAGATTTGAAAGCCGAACTTCAAGCTCAAGACGAAAGAGAAAAGAAAGAAAAAGAAAAAGAGAAAGAATAGGAGAAGAAATTTCATGGCTGTTACTGCTGAACTTGTTAAGAAACTACGTGATAAGACTGGTGCCGGTATGATGGACTGCAAAAAAGCATTGGAAGAAAGCGGTGGTGATTTTGAACAAGCCATTGACTATTTAAGAAAAAAGGGTGCAGCTGTTGCCGCAAAACGAGCAGAAAGAACTGCCAATGAAGGCGTAGTTGTAACAAAATTATCTGATGATAAAAAGACCGCCGTAATACTTGAGCTTAACTGCGAGACGGATTTCGTTGCTAAAAGCGATGACTTTTTAGCACTATCACAAAAGCTTCTTGATTCGGTATTCGAGAATAATTTTTCAACTGTTGAAGAAGTATTGAACTCTAAAATTGGCGAATTAAAAGCTTTAGATTTAATTAACGAAGTTCTCGGAAAGATCGGCGAGAAAATTGAATTATCTCGATTTAAAAAAATTACAATTCCTTCTGGAGTGCTGATCGATTATATTCATCCAGGTGCAAAACTTGGCGTTTTAATTTCTTATGAATCTTCAAAAGAAATTCCAGCTGAATTCAATCAGCTTGGCAAAGATGTCGCAATGCAAGTTGCCGCTATGAAACCGTTAGTTGTAAGAAGAGAAGATGTCGATAAATCAGTTCTCGAAAAAGAACTTGAGATTTATAAATCCCAAGCACGCAACGAAGGAAAGCCAGAGCAGATTCTTGAGAAAATTGCAACTGGTAAGCTCGAGAAATTCTATCAAGAGAACTGTCTTGTTGAACAGGCATTTGTGAAAGATGGTTCAAAAGTTGTTGGTGATCTTCTGAAAGAATTTAACAAAGCAAATGATACTGATATTAAAATTTCACAGTTCTTCAGATATCATCTTGCGGATGAGAAAAAATAATGCAAAAAGCAATCTACAAAAGGATCCTTCTGAAACTCAGCGGCGAAGATCTTCTCGGAGAGAAAAAATTTGGTATTGATCCAAATGTTCTCCAACGGCTTGCAGATGAGATTGAAGAAGCGAGAAAACTTAATGTAGATATTGCGATTGTAATCGGCGGCGGAAATATTTTCCGCGGAGTTTCCGGTATAGATCAGGGATTTGATCAAGTAACCGGCGACCAGATGGGGATGCTTGCTACGTTAATTAATTCACTCGCGCTTCAAACAACTCTTGAAAATCGAGGAATTCACACTCGATTGCTTTCTGCAATTAGAATTGAAGAAATTGCTGAGCCATATATTCGACGTCGAGCAATGCGGCATCTTGAAAAAGGAAGAGTGATAATTCTTGGTGCTGGAACTGGACATCCCTATTTTACTACTGATACTGCTGCAGCATTGCGTGCCGTAGAAATTAGAGCAGACGTAATTTTAAAAGGTACACGTGTAGATGGAATTTATGATTCAGATCCTGAAAAAAACTCAAAAGCCGTGAAGTTTTCCGAGATCAGTTCACTCGATGTTTTGAAAAAAGGTTTGAAAGTGATGGATCTGACTGCTATTACCCTATGTCAAGAAAACAAACTTCCGATTGTAGTATTTAACATGAACATTCGAGAGAATTTGAAAAAACTTCTGCTCGGAGAAAAAATCGGAACTATTGTTAATCACTAAAATAAATATTTTATAATTTTATCGAGGTATGTTATGATGAAAAACCAAATTCTAAATGAGACCGAAGATAAAATGAAAAAAGCCGTCGAAGTCGTACGTCAAGAGTTGGTGAAAATTAGAACAGGTAAAGCTACCACAGCTCTGCTTGATGGAATAAAAGTGGATTATTATGGTTCGCTTGTGCCGCTAAATCAAACTGCGAATGTAAGCGTTGGGGATATTCACACTATACTTGTTCAACCTTGGGATAAATCAGCCATCCAAGCCATAGATAAAGCAATTCTTGCATCTGAATTGGGCTTGAATCCAATCAGTGATGGAAATGTTTTACGCATCCCAATTCCTCCTTTAAATGAGGAGAGAAGAAAAGAATTGGTCAAGCTCGTAAAAAAATTCGGTGAGGAAGGCAAAATCGCAATCCGAAATATTCGCAGAGACGGAAACGACCATTTAAAAAAAGCTGAGAAAGATGAACACCTCCCCGAAGATGAACGGAAACGTGGAGAGCAGGAAGTTCAGAAATTAACAGATAAATATATTCAATCGATTGACGATATCCTCGCACATAAAGAAAAAGAGATTATGGAAGTGTAACCAAGTGTGGAATGCAGAATGCGGAGTGCAGAATTAAATCTCACTCCTTACTTTAATAATTGAGAATTTGAGCCGTTCAAGTGAGCGGCTTTTTGTTTATACAATCAAGTTTTTAAAATCACTTACTAAAACTTATTCTTAAATTAGTTGAGCTTGTATAATTTACAGATGTTAACGTATAATTTTCCCACACTCCTGTATAGTAATCTTTGAACCTTCCAAACCATTGAATACTCGATACTTTCTCTGATGCTTGTGGTCCAATTGTTACGGATTGCACGGCATAAGTTCCAATTTCTGTTACTGGCAGATTAGTACACGTAATTTTCTGAGTTCGAATTAATCCTCCTCCACTTTTTGTGCTTGTGTATAACTCTGCTGTGATATTGTTGATAGTATTCCCATCAGCTGAAACAGAGCCAAACACTTTGCCGGTATAGTAAACTGAATCGTACATATCTCCTGTTTTATAATTGAAATCAATCGAAAAATCATTTCCTGACCAGTTCATTTTTTGGCCGTGATAGATGTAATAATCCTGACCAATTGTAAAATTGGTTGTCGTGTAATTGGTATTATCAAATACCCATAAAGCTGTAAAATAAACTCCAGCAGATTTCGTAGTGAAAATATCTGCACCAGCAATTATAGTCGGTCTTACTATCGAAGATGATGCTAACAAACTCCCTGTTGAATTAT includes these proteins:
- the rsmD gene encoding 16S rRNA (guanine(966)-N(2))-methyltransferase RsmD — translated: MRIISGEFKSRRIKSAKIDGLRPATDRYRETLFNILNNHFDFEGISVCDIYAGTGAVGFECLSRGAAHCTFVEKQTPVVNLLKENAADLKVLDKIQIINDSADRFTDRTSAKFDLIFADPPYFTFDIYKTYDNIMQRKLIVENGILIIQRSKETLKEDEEHFSKKVFKLIGDDAVYLFKF
- the rpsI gene encoding 30S ribosomal protein S9, with the protein product MADKIAVGRRKTSVARVTIRPGSGNVTINDKTIDEYLPTEVDKRMALAPVEAVEAQGKYDFLVAAHGGGIAGQVGAIKLGIARALLLVDEEFRPKLRQGGFLTRDSRMVERKKYGRPKARKRFQFSKR
- a CDS encoding UMP kinase, with product MQKAIYKRILLKLSGEDLLGEKKFGIDPNVLQRLADEIEEARKLNVDIAIVIGGGNIFRGVSGIDQGFDQVTGDQMGMLATLINSLALQTTLENRGIHTRLLSAIRIEEIAEPYIRRRAMRHLEKGRVIILGAGTGHPYFTTDTAAALRAVEIRADVILKGTRVDGIYDSDPEKNSKAVKFSEISSLDVLKKGLKVMDLTAITLCQENKLPIVVFNMNIRENLKKLLLGEKIGTIVNH
- the coaD gene encoding pantetheine-phosphate adenylyltransferase; translated protein: MEKIVIYPGTFDPITLGHLDVIQRAASLFDRIIVSVLVNASKAPLFTKEERMEMIKEAVADYKHVEVDEFDGLLVEYAKRKNAVAIIRGLRAISDFEYEFQMALMNRKISDGITTVFLMPHEKYTYLNSTIVRELARLHADVSEFVPKCVINRLNNKFS
- the rpsB gene encoding 30S ribosomal protein S2 — its product is MINIGLTELLASGAHFGHLTRRWNPKMKPYIFMERNGIHIIDLNKTKEYLFKAADELEKVAMEGKKILFVGTKKQAKDVIRTEALRSGMNWVSERWLGGMLTNFVTIRKSIKRLQNIEKMENDGTFDRLVKKEKLVLSREKEKLQKVFEGVSELTKLPGALFVVDIKKEHIAIKEAKRLGIPVFAIVDTNCDPEGVDHLIPSNDDSVKAIELIIKVMADKVLEGKQKAKDLKAELQAQDEREKKEKEKEKE
- a CDS encoding ribosome recycling factor: MKNQILNETEDKMKKAVEVVRQELVKIRTGKATTALLDGIKVDYYGSLVPLNQTANVSVGDIHTILVQPWDKSAIQAIDKAILASELGLNPISDGNVLRIPIPPLNEERRKELVKLVKKFGEEGKIAIRNIRRDGNDHLKKAEKDEHLPEDERKRGEQEVQKLTDKYIQSIDDILAHKEKEIMEV
- a CDS encoding elongation factor Ts, which codes for MAVTAELVKKLRDKTGAGMMDCKKALEESGGDFEQAIDYLRKKGAAVAAKRAERTANEGVVVTKLSDDKKTAVILELNCETDFVAKSDDFLALSQKLLDSVFENNFSTVEEVLNSKIGELKALDLINEVLGKIGEKIELSRFKKITIPSGVLIDYIHPGAKLGVLISYESSKEIPAEFNQLGKDVAMQVAAMKPLVVRREDVDKSVLEKELEIYKSQARNEGKPEQILEKIATGKLEKFYQENCLVEQAFVKDGSKVVGDLLKEFNKANDTDIKISQFFRYHLADEKK
- the rplM gene encoding 50S ribosomal protein L13 yields the protein MKQERITKSAREIDIDKKWYVVDAKDQIVGRFASNVARILRGKHKPIFTPHVDSGDFVIVINADKVRFSGKRETQKTYFRHSMYPGGAKTVSFRDYMQKNPEYILEHAIKGMIPKNRLGTRISKKLKVYAGESHPHAAQKPEVLKF